The following proteins are co-located in the Aquarana catesbeiana isolate 2022-GZ linkage group LG02, ASM4218655v1, whole genome shotgun sequence genome:
- the LOC141126383 gene encoding olfactory receptor 52A1-like, whose amino-acid sequence MPDIKANVTFYPTAFVLIGIPGLEGAYNWIGAGVCLCYVLALLGNMMLLTVISASSGLHKPMFIFLSMLASNDALLSTSISPQMLSVFWFQKRYIRFESCLLQMFFLHSFTSLESGLLLGMSFDRYIAVCQPLRYGSIMTNTIIVRLVIVLLLRAVALVGPCIVLVSRFPAFKTNIVPHSYCEHMAIVKLAAADIRINSALGLAVAFTILGVDLLFILVSYCAIFHAVFSLPSKDARLKTFNTCIPHMCVFLSFHGLALFTFLSHRYGGQRILPYVHIILANTYLLVPPMLNPIIYGVKTKLIREQVWKALSRYKNPH is encoded by the coding sequence ATGCCAGACATCAAAGCCAATGTCACATTCTATCCCACCGCCTTCGTCCTGATTGGCATTCCCGGACTAGAAGGAGCTTATAACTGGATAGGTGCTGGTGTTTGCTTATGTTATGTCCTGGCATTGCTTGGAAACATGATGCTCCTGACTGTCATCTCAGCTTCTTCTGGCCTCCACAAGCCTATGTTCATTTTCCTTTCTATGTTGGCCTCCAATGATGCCCTTCTATCCACAAGCATTTCCCCACAAATGCTGTCTGTCTTCTGGTTCCAGAAGAGATACATACGTTTTGAGTCATGTCTCCTCCAGATGTTCTTCCTCCATTCTTTCACCAGCCTGGAGTCGGGACTCTTGCTTGGTATGTCGTTTGACCGTTATATCGCAGTCTGCCAACCGCTCAGGTATGGGTCTATAATGACCAACACAATCATCGTCAGACTGGTCATCGTCTTACTGCTCAGAGCGGTTGCCTTGGTAGGCCCCTGCATAGTTTTGGTCTCGAGATTTCCTGCTTTTAAAACCAACATTGTGCCCCATTCATACTGTGAGCACATGGCGATTGTGAAACTTGCTGCTGCCGACATCAGAATAAACAGCGCTTTGGGGTTGGCTGTGGCATTCACAATCTTGGGAGTAGATCTGCTGTTCATCCTGGTATCCTACTGCGCCATCTTCCACGCCGTCTTCAGTCTTCCATCCAAAGACGCCCGGCTGAAGACCTTTAACACCTGCATACCTCATATGTGCGTCTTTCTAAGTTTTCATGGTCTGGCCCTCTTCACTTTCCTGTCCCACCGGTATGGAGGTCAAAGGATTCTACCTTATGTTCATATAATTCTAGCAAATACGTACCTTCTAGTCCCACCCATGCTAAATCCAATTATTTATGGAGTGAAGACGAAACTGATTCGGGAGCAAGTCTGGAAAGCTTTATCTAGATATAAAAACCCTCACTGA